The following coding sequences are from one Streptomyces sp. V3I7 window:
- a CDS encoding helix-turn-helix domain-containing protein, with protein MDERHDQEFTVVGDHLAQHPDLSLTAIGLAVHIQSLPTGSLVGIKVLAEKFPEDATRIAAALRELEKYGYLSRTKERLPSGQIVTRTTSYNKPRTSRTLHVAPAPRREPAPDTKEPEQQSVPVTASDAPDLLPAHRAARNVLAGLPLREPRLHLAERDVRRLAPAVAAWLGRGVAPDDVQRTLCAGLPREGVRHSAEGLQLLRLLLKQAG; from the coding sequence ATGGACGAACGTCATGACCAAGAGTTCACGGTGGTCGGAGACCATCTCGCCCAGCACCCCGATCTGTCGCTCACGGCGATCGGGCTCGCGGTCCACATCCAGTCGCTGCCGACCGGTTCTCTCGTCGGCATCAAGGTCCTGGCGGAGAAGTTCCCTGAGGATGCGACGCGGATCGCCGCCGCCTTGCGGGAGTTGGAGAAGTACGGCTATCTGTCCCGCACCAAGGAGCGCCTGCCGTCCGGGCAGATCGTGACCCGTACGACCTCGTACAACAAGCCCCGTACGAGCCGCACGCTCCACGTGGCCCCCGCACCTCGCCGCGAACCGGCCCCGGACACCAAGGAGCCGGAACAACAATCGGTACCGGTAACGGCATCGGACGCCCCCGACCTGCTGCCCGCACACCGCGCCGCCCGCAACGTCCTGGCAGGGCTTCCTCTCCGCGAGCCGCGGCTCCACCTCGCCGAGCGGGACGTACGACGCCTCGCGCCCGCCGTGGCGGCCTGGCTGGGGCGGGGCGTCGCCCCCGACGACGTGCAGCGGACTCTCTGTGCGGGACTTCCCCGGGAAGGAGTACGGCACTCGGCAGAGGGTCTTCAACTGTTGCGGCTTTTGCTTAAGCAGGCTGGGTGA
- a CDS encoding bifunctional FO biosynthesis protein CofGH encodes MTTSATSGTGPTENATRRALKRARDGVALDVAEAAVLLQARGAALEDLTASAARVRDAGLEAAGRPGVITYSKSVFIPLTRLCRDKCHYCTFVTVPGKLRRAGHGMFMSPDEVLDIARKGAALGCKEALITLGDKPEDRWPEAREWLDAHGYDDTIAYVRAVSIRILEETGLLPHLNPGVMSWTDFQRLKPVAPSMGMMLETTATRLWSEPGGPHHGSPDKEPAVRLRVLEDAGRSSVPFTSGLLIGIGETYEERAESLFALRKVARAYHGIQELIIQNFRAKPDTAMRGMPDAELDELVATVAVARLIMGPSACLQAPPNLVDSEYERLIGAGIDDWGGVSPLTIDHVNPERPWPQIEELAHRSAAAGFELRERLCVYPEFVTRGEPWLDPRLLPHVRALADPETGLACAQALPAGLPWQEPDEAFQPSGRTDLHATIDTEGRTSDRRDDFDEVYGDWGALREAAAPGMAPERIDTDVRAALATAADDPTRLTDAEALALLHADGPALDALTRIADDVRRAAVGEDVTYIVTRNINFTNVCYTGCRFCAFAQRRTDADAYTLSLEQVADRAQQAWDVGAVEVCMQGGIHPDLPGTAYFDIARAVKKRVPGMHVHAFSPMEVVNGATRTGLSIREWLTAAKEAGLDSIPGTAAEILDDEVRWVLTKGKLPTATWIEVITTAHELGLRSSSTMMYGHVDQPRHWLGHLRTLAGIQQQTGGFTEFVTLPFIHTNAPVYLAGIARPGPTTRDNRAVTAMARLLLHPHIPNIQTSWVKLGADGAAEMLRSGANDLGGTLMEETISRMAGSSYGSYKSVKDLIAVAEAADRPARPRTTLYGEVPEERQRAAAASDGHLPELLPVLD; translated from the coding sequence GCCGCGCGCTCAAGCGCGCCCGGGACGGCGTCGCCCTGGACGTCGCCGAGGCGGCGGTGCTGCTCCAGGCGCGCGGCGCGGCACTGGAGGACCTCACCGCGTCGGCCGCCCGGGTGCGGGACGCGGGCCTGGAGGCGGCCGGGCGGCCCGGCGTCATCACGTACTCCAAGAGCGTCTTCATCCCGCTCACCCGGCTGTGCCGGGACAAGTGCCACTACTGCACCTTCGTCACCGTCCCCGGCAAGCTGCGCCGGGCCGGGCACGGGATGTTCATGTCCCCGGACGAGGTGCTCGACATCGCCCGCAAGGGCGCCGCCCTCGGCTGCAAGGAAGCGCTGATCACCCTCGGCGACAAGCCCGAGGACCGCTGGCCCGAGGCCCGCGAGTGGCTCGACGCGCACGGCTACGACGACACGATCGCCTACGTACGGGCCGTCTCGATCCGCATCCTTGAGGAGACGGGCCTGCTGCCGCACCTCAACCCCGGGGTGATGAGCTGGACGGACTTCCAGCGCCTGAAGCCGGTGGCCCCCTCGATGGGGATGATGCTGGAGACGACGGCGACCCGCCTGTGGTCCGAGCCGGGCGGCCCCCACCACGGCTCCCCGGACAAGGAACCGGCCGTCCGGCTGCGGGTGCTGGAGGACGCGGGCCGTTCCTCGGTCCCGTTCACCTCCGGGCTCCTGATCGGGATCGGGGAGACGTACGAGGAGCGCGCCGAGTCGCTCTTCGCGCTGCGGAAGGTGGCGCGGGCGTACCACGGCATCCAGGAGCTGATCATTCAGAACTTCCGCGCCAAGCCGGACACGGCGATGCGCGGCATGCCGGACGCGGAGCTGGACGAGCTGGTGGCCACGGTGGCGGTGGCCAGGCTCATCATGGGCCCGTCGGCCTGCCTGCAGGCACCGCCGAACCTGGTGGACAGCGAGTACGAGCGGCTGATCGGCGCCGGCATCGACGACTGGGGCGGCGTCTCGCCCCTGACCATCGACCACGTCAACCCCGAGCGCCCCTGGCCGCAGATCGAGGAGTTGGCGCACAGGTCGGCGGCGGCAGGCTTCGAGCTGCGCGAACGCCTCTGCGTCTACCCGGAGTTCGTCACGCGGGGCGAGCCCTGGCTGGACCCGCGCCTGCTCCCGCACGTGCGCGCGCTGGCGGACCCGGAGACGGGCCTGGCGTGCGCGCAGGCGCTGCCCGCCGGCCTGCCCTGGCAGGAACCGGACGAGGCGTTCCAGCCCTCCGGCCGTACGGACCTCCACGCGACGATCGACACGGAGGGCCGTACGTCCGACCGGCGCGACGACTTCGACGAGGTGTACGGCGACTGGGGCGCCCTGCGCGAGGCGGCCGCGCCCGGCATGGCGCCGGAGCGGATCGACACCGACGTACGCGCGGCGCTGGCGACGGCGGCCGACGACCCCACCCGGCTCACGGACGCCGAGGCGCTCGCGCTGCTGCACGCGGACGGCCCGGCGCTGGACGCGCTGACCCGGATCGCGGACGACGTGCGCCGCGCGGCCGTCGGCGAGGACGTCACCTACATCGTCACGCGCAACATCAACTTCACCAACGTCTGCTACACGGGCTGCCGTTTCTGCGCCTTCGCGCAGCGCCGCACGGACGCCGACGCCTACACCCTGTCGCTGGAGCAGGTGGCGGACCGCGCCCAACAGGCGTGGGACGTGGGCGCGGTGGAGGTCTGCATGCAGGGCGGCATCCATCCGGACCTGCCGGGCACGGCGTACTTCGACATCGCGCGGGCGGTGAAGAAGCGCGTCCCGGGGATGCACGTACACGCCTTCTCCCCGATGGAGGTCGTGAACGGCGCGACCCGCACCGGCCTGTCCATCCGCGAGTGGCTGACGGCGGCGAAGGAAGCGGGCCTGGACTCCATCCCCGGCACGGCGGCGGAGATCCTGGACGACGAGGTGCGCTGGGTCCTCACGAAGGGCAAGCTGCCGACGGCGACGTGGATCGAGGTGATCACGACGGCCCACGAGCTGGGCCTGCGCTCGTCGTCGACGATGATGTACGGCCACGTCGACCAGCCGCGCCACTGGCTGGGGCATCTGAGGACTCTGGCCGGGATCCAGCAACAGACGGGCGGCTTCACGGAGTTCGTCACCCTCCCCTTCATCCACACCAACGCCCCGGTGTACCTGGCGGGCATCGCCCGGCCGGGTCCGACGACGCGCGACAACCGCGCGGTGACGGCGATGGCGAGGCTGCTCCTGCACCCGCACATCCCCAACATCCAGACGAGCTGGGTGAAGCTGGGCGCGGACGGCGCGGCGGAGATGCTCCGCTCCGGCGCCAACGACCTGGGCGGCACGCTGATGGAGGAGACGATCTCGCGTATGGCGGGTTCGTCGTACGGCTCCTACAAGTCGGTGAAGGACCTGATCGCGGTCGCGGAGGCGGCGGACCGCCCGGCGCGCCCGCGCACGACGCTGTACGGCGAGGTGCCCGAGGAGCGGCAGCGTGCGGCTGCCGCCTCTGACGGCCATCTTCCGGAGTTGCTGCCGGTGCTGGACTGA
- a CDS encoding ATP-binding protein has product MNEKTCLRIQLSATRRGARLARLLAERQLVEWGLPFEDAVQVVAELAANAVLHGRVRGRDFRFGLELYDDGTLRVEVTDARGDQVPHIFDPVDGEAEAGRGLRIVAAYAHRWGVDPAEAGAKTVWAELVPDRVDR; this is encoded by the coding sequence ATGAATGAGAAAACCTGCCTCAGGATTCAGCTTTCCGCGACCCGGCGCGGCGCCCGGCTCGCCCGCCTTCTCGCGGAGCGTCAACTGGTTGAGTGGGGACTCCCGTTCGAGGACGCGGTGCAGGTCGTCGCCGAGTTGGCGGCTAACGCCGTACTCCACGGGCGGGTCAGGGGGAGGGACTTCCGGTTCGGGCTGGAGTTGTACGACGACGGCACTCTCCGTGTCGAGGTGACCGATGCCCGGGGTGACCAAGTCCCGCATATCTTCGACCCGGTGGACGGTGAGGCGGAGGCGGGCCGGGGTCTACGGATCGTCGCCGCGTACGCGCATCGCTGGGGCGTCGATCCGGCAGAGGCTGGTGCGAAGACGGTCTGGGCCGAACTCGTGCCGGATCGCGTGGATCGGTGA
- a CDS encoding DUF397 domain-containing protein — protein sequence MTVAPLEWFKSSYSSNEGPDCVEVAISPTHATIHVRDSKNTHGAQLAFTDATWTEFVAFAGRSSERG from the coding sequence ATGACTGTCGCCCCGCTGGAGTGGTTCAAGAGCAGCTACAGCAGCAACGAGGGCCCCGACTGCGTCGAGGTCGCCATATCCCCCACCCACGCCACCATCCACGTCCGCGACTCCAAGAACACGCACGGCGCCCAACTCGCGTTCACAGACGCGACCTGGACCGAGTTCGTGGCATTCGCCGGCCGGTCCTCGGAACGTGGCTGA
- a CDS encoding helix-turn-helix transcriptional regulator: MEDEEAEAVLRTVGRQIKMWRDAAGLRQSELGTAIGYGEEMVSSVERGRRIPKPDFLDKADEVLGAGGKLSSMREDVERARYPKKVRDLAKLEEEAVELGSYANHYVHGLLQTPEYTKALFTMRRPSYTEDEIDRHVSARMARKRIFERVPRPILTFVQEEVTLRRPIGGRMVLRQQLEHLLELAVLRQVEFQVMPTDREDHAGMGGPIRLLKLQDGKTVAHEEGQTYSRLISDPREVQPVEMRYGIIRSQALTPQESLAFIKNALGEET; the protein is encoded by the coding sequence GTGGAGGACGAAGAGGCCGAGGCCGTACTCAGGACGGTCGGGCGGCAGATCAAGATGTGGCGGGATGCCGCCGGTCTGAGGCAGTCCGAACTCGGTACGGCCATCGGGTACGGCGAGGAGATGGTCTCGTCGGTGGAGCGTGGGCGGAGGATTCCGAAGCCGGATTTCCTGGACAAGGCCGATGAGGTGCTGGGGGCGGGCGGGAAGCTCTCCTCAATGAGGGAGGACGTGGAGAGGGCCCGGTATCCGAAGAAGGTGCGGGACCTGGCGAAACTGGAGGAGGAGGCGGTCGAGCTTGGCTCCTACGCAAACCACTACGTGCACGGCTTGCTGCAAACTCCGGAATACACAAAGGCCCTCTTCACGATGCGGCGCCCCTCGTACACCGAGGACGAGATCGACCGTCATGTCAGCGCACGCATGGCACGCAAGAGGATCTTCGAGCGCGTACCGCGCCCCATCCTCACCTTCGTCCAAGAAGAGGTGACGCTGCGGCGGCCCATCGGAGGCAGAATGGTCCTGCGCCAGCAGCTCGAACACCTCCTGGAGCTGGCCGTGTTGAGGCAGGTGGAGTTCCAGGTGATGCCCACAGACCGCGAGGATCACGCAGGCATGGGTGGGCCCATCCGCCTACTGAAACTCCAGGACGGCAAGACTGTGGCTCATGAGGAAGGACAGACCTACAGCCGCCTGATCAGCGACCCCAGAGAAGTCCAGCCTGTCGAAATGCGCTATGGGATCATCCGATCCCAGGCTCTGACTCCTCAGGAGTCGCTGGCCTTCATCAAGAATGCGCTGGGAGAAGAGACATGA